One window from the genome of Leptospira levettii encodes:
- a CDS encoding PilZ domain-containing protein has product MAPIQEKRKYVRVKPLENEPIEIHLMGTALLDVLHASDISMGGVGIVAPNHFDEWDMNETVEILVALPGDLADFLAKGVIKQIGKKSKESGVYGVQFTAMGPKGKQDLQVYINRMVRQNRVLN; this is encoded by the coding sequence ATGGCTCCTATCCAAGAAAAACGGAAATATGTCCGCGTAAAACCCCTAGAAAACGAACCCATTGAGATCCATTTAATGGGAACGGCGTTATTAGATGTTTTGCATGCAAGTGACATCAGTATGGGTGGGGTGGGGATTGTGGCTCCTAACCATTTTGATGAATGGGATATGAATGAAACTGTGGAAATCCTTGTGGCACTCCCTGGAGATTTGGCAGACTTTTTGGCAAAAGGTGTGATCAAACAAATTGGCAAAAAATCAAAAGAATCAGGAGTATACGGTGTCCAGTTTACTGCCATGGGCCCCAAAGGCAAACAAGACTTACAAGTGTACATCAACCGCATGGTAAGGCAAAATCGTGTTTTGAATTAA
- the thiC gene encoding phosphomethylpyrimidine synthase ThiC, whose protein sequence is MNPNQIEEIKVPETTIPLSNGTEYKGYRTEGMFCIHEETYDYKQGIPKLRKSWISSRESRGDQNFSQLYYAKRDIITEEMLYVAKREGMSPEFVMNEVKIGRAIIPSNKRHLELEPMIIGKKFLVKINANIGNSAILSSIEDEVEKLRWALHWGADTVMDLSTGKNIHETREWIIRNSPVPIGTVPLYQTLEKVKGKVEDLNINVFLETLEEQAEQGVDYFTIHAGVLRDYVRLTEKRITGIVSRGGSILAKWCNHHKKENFLYEHFDAISKVMQKYGVSYSLGDGLRPGCINDANDAAQFAELKTLGELTKRAWADDIQVMVEGPGHVPMHLIQENVRLQEEICMEAPFYTLGPLVTDIAPGYDHITSAIGAAMIAWYGTAMLCYVTPKEHLGLPNKQDVKDGVIAYKIAAHAADLAKGHPGAKERDDLLSKARFEFRWEDQFALSLDPELARSYHDESLPQDGMKKAHFCSMCGPHFCSMRLTSDLRKDSVGVGVEDLNG, encoded by the coding sequence ATGAATCCAAACCAAATCGAAGAAATCAAAGTCCCTGAAACAACCATTCCTTTATCGAATGGGACCGAATACAAAGGTTACCGCACAGAAGGAATGTTTTGTATCCACGAAGAAACATACGATTATAAACAAGGCATCCCCAAATTGCGCAAATCCTGGATCAGTTCTCGTGAATCTAGGGGAGATCAAAATTTTTCCCAACTCTATTATGCAAAACGAGATATCATCACAGAAGAGATGTTATACGTGGCAAAACGAGAAGGAATGTCACCAGAATTTGTAATGAATGAAGTAAAAATTGGTAGAGCGATTATCCCATCGAACAAACGCCATCTGGAACTCGAACCCATGATCATTGGGAAAAAGTTTTTAGTGAAAATTAATGCCAATATAGGTAACTCTGCGATTCTTTCTTCGATAGAAGATGAGGTGGAAAAACTCCGTTGGGCATTACATTGGGGAGCTGACACTGTGATGGATTTGTCTACAGGCAAAAACATCCACGAAACAAGAGAATGGATCATTCGAAATTCTCCTGTTCCCATCGGAACCGTTCCATTGTACCAAACCTTAGAGAAGGTAAAAGGGAAAGTAGAAGATTTAAATATCAATGTATTTTTAGAAACACTGGAAGAACAAGCAGAACAAGGTGTTGATTATTTTACCATCCATGCTGGAGTATTACGCGATTACGTTAGACTGACTGAAAAACGAATCACAGGCATTGTCTCCAGAGGTGGTTCTATTTTAGCGAAATGGTGTAACCACCATAAGAAGGAAAACTTTCTGTATGAACATTTTGATGCCATTTCCAAAGTGATGCAAAAATATGGAGTCTCTTATTCATTAGGTGATGGTTTGCGACCAGGTTGTATCAACGATGCAAACGATGCAGCTCAATTTGCAGAATTAAAAACCTTAGGTGAGCTGACAAAAAGAGCTTGGGCAGACGACATCCAAGTGATGGTGGAAGGACCAGGCCATGTTCCTATGCATCTCATCCAAGAAAACGTACGTCTGCAAGAAGAGATTTGTATGGAAGCACCATTTTATACGCTTGGACCACTGGTGACTGACATTGCTCCTGGATACGACCATATCACATCTGCCATTGGTGCAGCGATGATTGCTTGGTATGGAACGGCTATGCTTTGTTATGTGACGCCAAAAGAACATTTGGGACTTCCAAATAAACAAGATGTAAAAGATGGAGTGATTGCTTATAAAATTGCAGCCCATGCTGCCGATCTTGCCAAAGGTCACCCTGGTGCCAAAGAACGAGATGATTTACTGAGCAAAGCTCGTTTTGAATTTCGTTGGGAAGACCAGTTTGCTCTTTCTCTTGATCCAGAACTAGCTAGGTCGTATCATGATGAATCTCTTCCACAAGATGGAATGAAAAAAGCTCATTTCTGTTCGATGTGTGGACCTCATTTTTGTTCTATGCGACTCACTTCAGATTTACGGAAAGATTCGGTGGGAGTTGGTGTGGAAGATTTGAATGGTTAA
- a CDS encoding Lsa36 family surface (lipo)protein, whose product MRNRTLTILLILGTSLVSPNRMDAGVTCSGDACTILPASIQSQINNLDQALKLQYTDKVLATMSEAAVVSNINSSMMGPGLVNRFQVGLGVALAGQQKEDINVAYQNLSFQKLPNVGASLAPNFVVAVNLGWLMGGGPSDTEPELKTFLHRFNLYLHGFKFNFAQGDVQKAIEAQNKNVDLGGDITSGGFTLRYHLIENYSDGIGLFEFSGISMGLGLHYQRQVIDVTYNDNKTQSLTLGPAVGTWGGSTTFNYSSTVTSVPIDIRTGFRLFYFFTLFAGGGTSMNFGSSSLNLTRSGPLVLALDSNAITASLSPEIAALIPTSALGQTKTGTLSMDISGKAQAPNTTNFLIAGVEINALITKLTVEAVVAQNVQSVMVGAKFTF is encoded by the coding sequence ATGAGAAATCGTACGCTGACAATCCTTCTAATTCTGGGAACATCTTTGGTTTCTCCTAACCGAATGGATGCAGGTGTTACCTGTTCAGGGGATGCCTGTACGATTTTACCAGCCTCCATCCAATCCCAAATCAACAACTTAGACCAAGCTTTAAAATTACAATACACAGACAAAGTGCTAGCAACAATGTCAGAAGCAGCGGTTGTCTCTAATATCAATTCCTCCATGATGGGGCCAGGGCTTGTGAACAGATTCCAAGTGGGACTTGGTGTTGCACTTGCAGGTCAACAAAAAGAAGACATCAACGTAGCTTACCAAAACTTAAGTTTTCAAAAATTACCAAATGTGGGTGCATCACTTGCACCTAACTTTGTTGTTGCGGTCAACCTAGGTTGGCTTATGGGTGGTGGACCTTCTGACACCGAACCAGAACTCAAAACCTTTTTACACCGATTTAATTTGTATTTGCATGGTTTTAAATTTAATTTTGCCCAAGGTGATGTACAAAAAGCAATTGAAGCACAAAACAAAAATGTAGATTTAGGGGGAGACATCACTTCTGGTGGATTTACCCTTCGTTACCATTTAATTGAAAACTATTCTGACGGAATTGGACTCTTTGAATTTTCAGGAATCTCCATGGGACTTGGGTTACATTACCAAAGGCAAGTCATTGATGTCACTTATAACGACAATAAAACACAATCACTCACATTAGGTCCCGCTGTTGGTACTTGGGGTGGCTCAACTACCTTTAATTATTCGAGTACCGTCACAAGTGTTCCCATAGACATCCGTACAGGATTTCGTTTGTTTTACTTTTTTACCCTATTTGCAGGAGGGGGAACATCCATGAATTTTGGAAGTTCCTCTCTGAACTTAACTCGTTCGGGACCACTTGTCCTAGCTCTTGATTCCAATGCGATCACGGCTTCCCTCTCTCCAGAGATCGCTGCTCTCATTCCAACCTCTGCTCTTGGCCAAACAAAGACGGGGACCTTATCAATGGATATCAGTGGAAAGGCACAAGCACCTAACACCACAAACTTTCTCATTGCCGGTGTGGAAATCAATGCACTCATCACCAAACTCACGGTAGAAGCAGTTGTCGCACAAAATGTCCAATCCGTAATGGTAGGGGCAAAATTTACCTTTTAA
- a CDS encoding phasin-related domain-containing protein: MEKLVMDVVNAGIALFRSGEEKLKTAVVDLEKVYNELKSKGELDKSAETQKIRDLLSKTIADAQGALGKTNASYDEIVTKLQTNYQSIYQQIDTAIPPQVKEKLKQTLDELKVLIDKAKSK, from the coding sequence ATGGAAAAATTGGTTATGGATGTCGTAAACGCTGGAATCGCATTGTTTCGTTCTGGTGAAGAAAAATTAAAAACTGCAGTTGTGGATTTAGAAAAAGTCTATAATGAGTTAAAATCAAAAGGGGAACTTGATAAATCAGCGGAAACTCAAAAAATCCGTGACCTATTGAGTAAAACCATTGCTGATGCGCAAGGTGCGCTTGGAAAAACTAACGCAAGTTATGATGAAATTGTGACAAAATTACAAACAAACTACCAATCAATTTACCAACAAATTGATACTGCAATCCCTCCTCAAGTGAAAGAGAAGTTGAAACAAACGTTAGATGAACTAAAAGTTCTAATCGACAAAGCAAAATCAAAATAG
- a CDS encoding bifunctional nuclease family protein, which yields MEFYEVKISDISLTNVGFAVFLRPKDSEDKRVVPIFIGPLETHSITTVIDGTKPPRPMTHDLMLYMLTSLGATVLKITIEEIVDSTFYAKIQLRRDEEIITLDARPSDSIALALRANAPIFIAKSVLDETGIIMKEDEIQGENISSEKKIQALPKSNLQILEETLENALKTEDYETAAKIRDQIKKLIENS from the coding sequence ATGGAGTTTTATGAAGTAAAAATTTCTGATATCAGCCTGACCAATGTTGGTTTTGCCGTTTTCCTACGCCCAAAGGATTCGGAAGACAAACGTGTGGTTCCGATTTTCATTGGACCCCTCGAAACCCATTCGATCACTACCGTCATTGATGGTACAAAACCACCACGACCTATGACACATGATTTGATGTTGTACATGTTAACTTCACTTGGTGCCACAGTTCTAAAAATCACAATTGAAGAGATTGTAGATAGTACGTTTTATGCAAAAATCCAACTGCGCCGAGATGAAGAAATCATCACTTTGGATGCAAGGCCTTCTGACTCAATTGCCCTTGCTTTACGAGCGAATGCACCGATCTTTATCGCAAAATCTGTGTTAGATGAGACGGGAATCATCATGAAAGAAGATGAAATCCAAGGGGAAAACATCTCTTCTGAGAAAAAAATCCAAGCCCTTCCTAAATCGAACCTTCAGATTTTAGAAGAGACTTTGGAAAATGCTCTCAAAACCGAAGATTATGAAACTGCCGCAAAAATTCGCGACCAAATCAAAAAACTCATCGAAAACAGTTGA
- a CDS encoding DUF5615 family PIN-like protein, whose product MQVKILADENIDFRLIKLLRQEGHNVFSVLEEHHGITDLEVINLAMKLDSILLTLDKDFGEWVFAHKEYSKGIYLLRYNSKELFAIFQSLNLILKERFSDLIGKFVVLSKNKLRIRDIHL is encoded by the coding sequence TCCTTGCTGACGAAAACATCGACTTTCGTCTGATCAAACTCCTTAGACAAGAAGGTCACAATGTTTTCTCTGTTTTAGAAGAACACCATGGCATTACAGATTTAGAAGTGATCAATCTTGCAATGAAACTTGATTCCATTCTCCTTACATTGGATAAGGATTTTGGCGAATGGGTTTTTGCTCACAAAGAATACTCCAAAGGGATTTATCTCCTTCGCTACAACTCAAAAGAATTATTCGCTATTTTTCAATCTCTTAACTTAATTTTAAAAGAAAGATTCAGTGATTTAATTGGAAAATTCGTAGTTCTCTCTAAAAATAAACTTAGAATCAGAGATATTCATTTATAG
- a CDS encoding MFS transporter has product MSQSPRKIQFILFLIVFTDMMGFSLLFPLFPKTLEFFLSKGDDSFFRTFYSFANILSFGGETKYTFVLFGGILGSIYSFLQFLAAPVWGRLSDHSGRRAILLLTTFGNTLGYVLWLFSSQFWMFVVSRVITGMMGGNLSVASAAMADQTDEKSRAAGMGFLGAGIGLGFVMGPLLGGISSQWTFMDSLYQEGTFVIFPASAFFSILVSLVSMVLVYLFLPATKPEKVQEKEIHPFLSLKKIESRNLVRISLLNLLFVLSFSGFEFVVNFFLSDTFQFSPKQIGFTFLYIGIIIILVQGGVVRRLSGKISEKKISLYGGVLVVLGMALLVFFGTESIGLFVSLFFLAFGSALVNPGLSSFASLESGKGDLGRSLGLFRSFGSLGRAVSPIVFSLLYFQKGPSFAFFVSLLLLCGFTILLGKQKERTT; this is encoded by the coding sequence ATGAGTCAGTCTCCTAGAAAAATACAATTCATTCTGTTTTTAATTGTTTTTACCGATATGATGGGGTTTTCCCTTTTGTTTCCTCTGTTCCCAAAGACCTTAGAGTTTTTTCTATCAAAAGGAGACGATAGTTTCTTTCGAACATTTTATTCATTCGCAAATATCTTATCATTTGGTGGTGAAACCAAATACACCTTTGTATTGTTTGGTGGAATTTTAGGAAGTATTTATAGTTTTTTACAATTTTTAGCGGCACCTGTTTGGGGTAGGTTGTCAGACCATTCTGGAAGGCGTGCCATATTACTTTTAACAACCTTTGGAAATACCTTAGGGTATGTGTTATGGTTGTTTTCTTCCCAATTTTGGATGTTTGTGGTAAGCCGAGTCATCACAGGGATGATGGGAGGAAATTTATCTGTCGCATCTGCTGCAATGGCTGACCAAACGGACGAAAAATCAAGGGCCGCTGGAATGGGATTTTTAGGAGCAGGGATTGGCCTTGGTTTTGTGATGGGCCCACTTCTTGGTGGCATTAGTTCCCAATGGACGTTTATGGATTCACTCTACCAGGAAGGGACCTTTGTGATTTTCCCTGCGTCTGCATTTTTTTCCATTTTAGTTTCATTAGTTTCTATGGTGCTTGTGTATTTGTTTTTACCTGCCACCAAACCAGAGAAAGTTCAAGAAAAAGAGATCCATCCATTTTTATCCTTAAAGAAAATCGAATCTAGAAATTTGGTTCGGATTTCCTTACTCAATCTTTTGTTTGTATTAAGTTTTTCTGGATTTGAATTTGTTGTGAATTTTTTTCTTTCCGATACCTTTCAGTTTTCCCCCAAACAAATCGGATTTACGTTTTTGTACATTGGAATCATCATCATACTGGTGCAAGGTGGTGTTGTGCGACGTTTGTCTGGCAAAATTTCAGAAAAGAAAATTTCACTTTATGGTGGGGTTTTAGTGGTATTGGGAATGGCCCTTCTCGTGTTTTTTGGAACTGAATCTATCGGGTTATTTGTTTCGCTTTTCTTTTTAGCATTTGGAAGTGCCCTAGTGAATCCAGGGCTTTCTTCTTTTGCTTCTTTAGAGAGTGGTAAAGGGGATCTAGGAAGGTCACTTGGACTCTTTCGGAGTTTTGGATCCTTGGGTAGAGCCGTTTCTCCAATCGTCTTTTCTTTGTTATACTTTCAGAAAGGACCTAGTTTTGCCTTTTTTGTTTCCTTACTCCTTCTCTGTGGGTTTACGATTTTACTCGGGAAACAAAAAGAACGAACCACTTAG